The following DNA comes from Candidatus Binatia bacterium.
CGGACCCAGCCAGCGCGCCAGCCAGTCGCGCACCTCGCGATTCCAGAGCAGGGAGTTCCGGGGCTTCAGGATCCAGTGGTTCTCGTCGGGGAAGAAGACGAGGCGCGCGTCCACGCCCTTCGCCTTGTAGATGTTGTAGACCGCCATCGCCTGATTGTGCGGCACGCGGAAGTCGCGCTCGCCGTGGATCACGAGCATCGGCGTCATGAACCCGCTCGCGAAGCGGGCGGGATTCCACCGGTCGATGGCCTCGAGGCGGTCCCAGGGCTCCCCGCCGTACGACTGATGCCGGCCCTGCGTCACGTCGCTCCCGTACTCGGCCAAAAGGTCGAAGACGCCCGCGTGGTTCACGAGACAGCGGAACCGGTCGGTCTGCCCCGCGATCCAGCAGACGAGGTACCCGCCGTAACTCCCGCCCGTCGCCGCCATGCGCTGCGCGTCCACGAACCCCGCCTCGATCAGCGTGTCGGTCGCTTTCATGATGTCGGTATAGGGCCTGTCGCCGTGGCCCCCCTGGATGCAGGCGGCGAACTCCTGCCCCCAGGAGGTCGAGCCGTGGAAGTTCACCGACGCGACGACGTACCCCGGCGCCGCGAAGGCGTGCAGGTTCCACCGGAAGTGGAAGTTGTCGCCCGCGATCCCGTGCGGTCCGCCGTGGATCACGTGCACGAGCGGCCACTTCTTCGAGGCGTCGAATTGGGGCGGAAGCACGACGTACATCTGCACCGGCTCCCCGCCGGCCCCCTCGAACTCCATCGTCCGCACTTCGCCCCAGGCGATCTCCGACAGGAGCGGCGCGTTGAACGCGGTGTGGCGCCGGAAGTCGCTGCCGTCGGGCAGGCAGGAGCACGCCTCGGCGGGCTCGGTGATCGTCTGGAGCGTGAACGTGACGCGACCGCTGGGTCCGGTGGCGAGTCCCGCCGCCGACCCACCCTGCAGAATGACGCGCGGCGTTCCACCGCCCGGCGCCATCGCAAAGAGCGACACGCGGCCCTCGTCCTCGCACTCGAGGATGAGCGTCCCGTCCGGCGCGAACTCCCACGCCGACGGGGAGCGGTCCCACCCTTCGGCCAGCGGCGCGTGCGTCCCCGCCTCACGGTCGTAGCGCATGAGCCGCACGCGGTCCGCGTAGAAGTACGGGTCTTTCTGGGCGCCGTAGACGATGGAGCGCCGGTCCGGAGCGTAGCGGGGCCGGTGCATGTCGGCCGGGTAGCCCTGGGGCACCCCTTCGGGCGTGAGGCATCGTAGGGCGCCGCCTCCGACGGGCACCGTGAAGAGCGCCCAGCGCAGGAGATGGTGCGGCGGCCGGCTGGAATTGGCGACGAAAGCGATCTCCGAGCCGTCCGGAGCGACGTCGTACTGCCCCGAGGGCTCCATGAAGTCGAACCAGCCCGTTCCCGCGGGCGTCAGGTCGGTGAGGGCGCGCGTGGCCAGATCGAGAACGAAGAGGTGCGGGACTTCCCCGCCGGTCAGCCAGCGGTCCCAGTAGCGGTAGAGGCGGTTCTCGGTCACGTGCGCCTTGACCGGATCCTTCGCGCGCTTCTCGAGAAGGTCCTTCGTTCCCTCGGGCGTCGGCGCCTCTTCGAGGAGCATGGCCCCGAACACGATCCGTCTTCCGTCCGGGAGCCAGCGGGGGTCGAAAACGCCGAGCGGCATGTCGGTCAGCCGCTCCGGCTCGCCGCCGTCCAGCGGCATGACGTGGACCTGGGCGCGCTCCTCCCCGACCGAGCGGGGGAAGAGGAGCCGCGTTCCGTCCGGGGAGTAGACGGCCTCGCCCGCGTTCGCCTCTTCCGAGGTGAGCGGGCGTGGCGCGCCTGCGGAGGGAATCAGCCACAGCCGCGTGCGGCCGCGGTTCTTGTCGAGATCGAACGACGTGACCGGAACGACGATCGCGCTGCCGTTCGGCGCCGAGGCAGGCGTGCCGACCCGCTGGATGCGCCAGAGGTCTTCGGCGCTGAAGCGGCGCCCGTCGGGGTTCTTCGCGGGGTAGAGAACGGTTGCTGTACGGGACTGACGCTCGGCGAGATGCAAGGCGCTCCTCCCAAGAACGAGCAGATGAGCCCGAAATCGGCTGGGGAGATACGAACTTCCATTCTACGGCCGCCGTGCGCCGGGGGGAAGGGTGGGCTGAAAACGAAAGAAAGCGGGGTCGGCCGCTCCCCACGGCCGGACCCCGCTCCTCGGCGACGCCCGTCAAGCGGGCGCCGTTTCGATCGGCTTCGATGTCAGCGCTGCTTCGTACAGATAAACGGCCGGCATGCCCAAAGCGCACGCGGAATCTTCGGGAACCAGCAGGCCGCGGGCTACGGGCGGGGCGGCGCCTCGAGCCGGATCCTCCATAGACCCGCGCGACCCGACCGGAACGCCTCGCTCGAGCGAAGCCGGTCCAGGATGGCGGCCATCTTCCCGGTGAC
Coding sequences within:
- a CDS encoding S9 family peptidase, giving the protein MHLAERQSRTATVLYPAKNPDGRRFSAEDLWRIQRVGTPASAPNGSAIVVPVTSFDLDKNRGRTRLWLIPSAGAPRPLTSEEANAGEAVYSPDGTRLLFPRSVGEERAQVHVMPLDGGEPERLTDMPLGVFDPRWLPDGRRIVFGAMLLEEAPTPEGTKDLLEKRAKDPVKAHVTENRLYRYWDRWLTGGEVPHLFVLDLATRALTDLTPAGTGWFDFMEPSGQYDVAPDGSEIAFVANSSRPPHHLLRWALFTVPVGGGALRCLTPEGVPQGYPADMHRPRYAPDRRSIVYGAQKDPYFYADRVRLMRYDREAGTHAPLAEGWDRSPSAWEFAPDGTLILECEDEGRVSLFAMAPGGGTPRVILQGGSAAGLATGPSGRVTFTLQTITEPAEACSCLPDGSDFRRHTAFNAPLLSEIAWGEVRTMEFEGAGGEPVQMYVVLPPQFDASKKWPLVHVIHGGPHGIAGDNFHFRWNLHAFAAPGYVVASVNFHGSTSWGQEFAACIQGGHGDRPYTDIMKATDTLIEAGFVDAQRMAATGGSYGGYLVCWIAGQTDRFRCLVNHAGVFDLLAEYGSDVTQGRHQSYGGEPWDRLEAIDRWNPARFASGFMTPMLVIHGERDFRVPHNQAMAVYNIYKAKGVDARLVFFPDENHWILKPRNSLLWNREVRDWLARWLGPAPSGPAAGLPGSAGSAAGA